A single genomic interval of Pyrus communis chromosome 5, drPyrComm1.1, whole genome shotgun sequence harbors:
- the LOC137735070 gene encoding caffeoylshikimate esterase-like, with amino-acid sequence MHCNASRSPLILSNPTPPIKTQLQPNTAQPPNLAPTISNPPPAHFSNPKAKMAHPIAEANEQSPFGALTPEAFYSRHNVSHASEYFTNPRGLKRFTQWWTPLAPTEIVGTLAIVHGFTGETSWFVQLTAVHFAESGFVVCAIDHQGHGFSDGLAAHIPDVNPVVDDCISFFDSFRANHAPKNRPSFLYAESLGGAIALLMTLRQGSGAWDGLILNGAMCGISPKFKPPWPLEHLLFLVAAVIPTWRVVPTRGSITDVSFKEEWKRKLALANPRRPVARPRASTALELLRVCKELQGRFEEVEVPVLIVHGGDDVLCDPACVEELYRRASSKDKTINIHKGLWHQLIGESQENVDLVFGEMVEWLRTRAERAAVSNGGRDGA; translated from the coding sequence ATGCATTGCAATGCATCCCGTTCACCATTAATATTGTCAAACCCCACACCTCCCATCAAAACCCAACTCCAACCAAACACTGCCCAACCACCAAACCTAGCACCAACAATAAGTAACCCACCCCCAGCGCATTTTAGCAACCCCAAGGCCAAAATGGCGCACCCGATTGCGGAGGCGAACGAACAAAGCCCCTTCGGCGCGTTGACCCCAGAGGCATTCTATTCCCGCCATAACGTCTCTCACGCCTCCGAGTACTTCACAAACCCTAGAGGCCTCAAGCGCTTCACCCAGTGGTGGACCCCGCTCGCTCCGACCGAGATTGTAGGAACCCTCGCCATCGTCCACGGCTTCACCGGCGAGACCAGCTGGTTCGTCCAGCTCACCGCCGTCCACTTCGCCGAGTCTGGCTTCGTCGTCTGCGCCATTGATCATCAGGGTCACGGCTTCTCCGATGGCCTCGCCGCCCACATCCCCGACGTCAACCCCGTCGTCGACGACTGCATCTCCTTCTTCGACTCATTCCGAGCCAATCACGCGCCGAAGAATCGCCCCTCGTTCCTCTACGCCGAGTCCCTCGGTGGCGCCATCGCACTCCTCATGACTCTCCGGCAGGGAAGCGGCGCGTGGGATGGCCTCATCCTCAATGGCGCCATGTGCGGGATCAGCCCCAAGTTCAAGCCGCCGTGGCCACTCGAGCACCTGCTATTTCTCGTCGCCGCGGTGATACCGACGTGGCGAGTTGTCCCCACCCGCGGATCGATTACGGACGTGTCGTTCAAGGAGGAGTGGAAGCGGAAGCTGGCGCTGGCGAACCCGAGGAGGCCGGTGGCGAGGCCTCGCGCATCGACGGCTCTTGAGCTGCTGAGAGTGTGCAAGGAGCTGCAGGGGAGATTCGAGGAGGTGGAGGTGCCGGTGCTGATAGTTCACGGCGGCGACGACGTCCTTTGCGACCCGGCGTGCGTGGAAGAGTTGTACAGGCGCGCGTCGAGCAAGGACAAGACGATCAATATCCACAAGGGCTTGTGGCACCAGCTGATTGGCGAGTCCCAGGAGAATGTGGACTTGGTGTTCGGAGAAATGGTGGAGTGGCTTCGCACTCGAGCTGAACGCGCCGCCGTCTCGAATGGTGGCAGAGATGGTGCTTAG